The Natrinema salaciae genome includes a window with the following:
- a CDS encoding ABC transporter ATP-binding protein — translation MARVTVDALRKEYDAGSIVAVNDLSLEIEDGEFVTVVGPSGCGKTTTLRMLSGLEQPTSGQIRIGDEDVTDVHAKNRNVAMVFQNYALYPHKTVFENMAFGLRMSTDMSEDEREQRVVETAEMMDIEGLLEDKPDELSGGQKQRVALGRAIVREPDLFLFDEPLSNLDAKLRTSMRAEIQRLQNELGITAVYVTHDQHEAMTMGDRIVILDGGELQQQGAPTEVYENPVNEFVGGFVGSPSMNFVDVAVEPDGDRLHLTGSDGGFEFTLSAAYAGRHENALDSSRYTLGVRPENVSVADAGAANSITATIDVVEPVGSDNFLHLDLSEAFIARVDSDVDLEPGDRVTLTFDESDVHLFDSETGRNVLTREREAPTVTS, via the coding sequence ATGGCACGGGTCACAGTCGACGCACTGCGGAAAGAATACGACGCCGGGTCGATCGTCGCCGTCAACGATCTCTCTCTCGAGATCGAGGACGGCGAGTTCGTGACCGTCGTCGGCCCATCGGGTTGTGGGAAGACGACGACGCTTCGGATGCTATCCGGACTCGAGCAACCTACCTCCGGGCAGATTCGGATCGGCGACGAGGACGTCACGGACGTTCACGCGAAAAACCGGAACGTCGCGATGGTGTTCCAGAACTACGCGCTGTATCCGCACAAGACCGTCTTCGAGAACATGGCGTTCGGGCTCCGGATGAGCACCGATATGAGCGAGGACGAGCGCGAACAGCGGGTCGTCGAGACGGCCGAGATGATGGACATCGAAGGCCTGCTCGAGGACAAACCGGACGAGCTCTCCGGGGGCCAGAAACAGCGTGTCGCCCTCGGGCGTGCGATCGTCAGGGAGCCCGACCTCTTCCTGTTCGACGAACCGCTCAGCAACCTCGACGCGAAGCTCCGAACGAGCATGCGCGCCGAGATCCAGCGGCTGCAAAACGAGCTCGGAATCACCGCCGTCTACGTCACGCACGACCAGCACGAAGCCATGACGATGGGCGACCGAATCGTCATCCTCGACGGCGGCGAACTCCAGCAACAGGGGGCCCCGACCGAGGTCTACGAGAATCCGGTCAACGAGTTCGTCGGCGGCTTCGTCGGCTCGCCGTCGATGAACTTCGTCGACGTCGCCGTGGAACCGGACGGCGATCGACTCCACTTGACCGGCTCCGACGGCGGGTTCGAGTTCACGCTCTCGGCGGCGTACGCCGGCCGCCACGAGAACGCCCTCGACTCGAGCCGATACACGCTCGGTGTCCGGCCGGAGAACGTCTCCGTCGCCGACGCGGGCGCGGCCAACTCCATCACGGCGACCATCGACGTCGTCGAACCCGTCGGCTCCGACAACTTCCTTCACCTCGATCTGAGCGAGGCGTTCATCGCGCGCGTCGATTCGGACGTCGACCTCGAGCCGGGCGATCGGGTGACGCTCACGTTCGACGAGTCGGACGTCCACCTGTTCGATTCCGAAACCGGTCGTAACGTTCTCACCCGCGAGCGCGAGGCGCCGACAGTCACTTCCTGA
- a CDS encoding sugar ABC transporter permease: MGKISNTIADLEAGRRTPKDVATSVLTTGVAVGFLLVLLFPVYWIVAASLSKGTTLSSPGGLFGDPFAYTLDSFVWVLENEDFRRGLLNSLIVVSVTVIVTLAFSIPGAYALSRREFLGRRKILYGYILFTQMGAGLSIAVLIALYALFSNVGLANNLLVLGVFYGAGAIPFNTWLLKTFMDNIPVSYEEAALIDGASQWQVIREVILPLSKPGIAAVLVFAWTAGWNEFIVAQTLIYDPELYPLSVELYGLVGDRDTNWSQFAAFALLFALPVALIYFLAQKQVESGLSFGGMEG; this comes from the coding sequence ATGGGTAAAATATCAAACACGATTGCGGACCTCGAAGCGGGTCGACGAACACCGAAAGACGTCGCCACGTCGGTCCTCACGACCGGCGTCGCCGTCGGGTTCCTCCTCGTCTTGCTGTTCCCGGTCTACTGGATCGTCGCCGCCTCGCTATCCAAAGGGACGACGCTGTCGTCTCCCGGCGGCCTGTTCGGCGATCCGTTCGCGTACACGCTGGACTCGTTCGTCTGGGTCCTCGAAAACGAGGACTTCCGACGGGGTCTCCTGAACAGTCTGATCGTCGTCTCCGTGACGGTCATCGTCACGCTCGCGTTCTCGATTCCCGGTGCCTACGCGCTCTCGCGGCGCGAATTCCTGGGGCGACGGAAAATCCTCTACGGCTACATCCTGTTCACGCAGATGGGTGCGGGCCTCTCGATCGCGGTACTCATCGCACTCTATGCGCTGTTCTCGAACGTCGGACTCGCCAACAACCTCCTCGTTCTCGGCGTCTTCTACGGTGCCGGTGCGATCCCGTTCAACACGTGGTTGTTGAAGACGTTCATGGACAACATCCCGGTTTCGTACGAGGAGGCGGCGCTGATCGACGGTGCCAGCCAGTGGCAGGTCATTCGAGAGGTCATCCTGCCGCTCTCGAAGCCCGGGATCGCCGCCGTGCTGGTGTTCGCGTGGACCGCCGGCTGGAACGAGTTCATCGTGGCGCAGACGCTGATCTACGATCCCGAACTCTACCCGCTGTCGGTGGAGCTGTACGGGCTCGTCGGCGATCGGGACACCAACTGGAGCCAGTTCGCCGCGTTCGCGCTCCTGTTTGCCCTCCCGGTCGCGCTCATCTACTTCCTCGCACAGAAACAGGTCGAGAGCGGCCTCTCCTTCGGCGGTATGGAAGGCTGA
- a CDS encoding extracellular solute-binding protein gives MKRRPVLKGIGGALAMTSLAGCMSYFSGGDSSPLWHQFTDSEEETFESHLETFNDETDHDIDAASISNLQDQLKTTLPAGDGPMSFTWAHDWIGTQHENGNLYDASDEFDVDLGETYTEAAAQAVQWDGNVYGLPYAAETVGLMYNKEMVEEPPETVSEMVSIMEQYDGDGEYGLGYQGDAYHLSAYLQGFGGIIYDEDADELGVDSDALVEGLTFIRDNLYEHSPNDIQEDANISVFENGNAPFVVTGPWNLGGFRDAGIDVGVAPLPTPEGGEPTPYTGVQMWYLTSRLEDADDDVHDAVLNWAKWYTTTEDVVTTNAQDHAMIPVLDSVVGSDELGSDVDAFSQNVDMGMPMPASKKMDAVWEPLESAIDMVLSSGGDPQEELESAAEKIRDSWE, from the coding sequence ATGAAACGCAGACCCGTGCTGAAGGGAATCGGTGGGGCACTGGCGATGACATCGCTCGCAGGGTGTATGAGTTATTTCAGTGGTGGGGACAGTTCGCCGCTGTGGCACCAGTTTACCGACTCGGAAGAGGAGACGTTCGAGAGTCACCTCGAGACGTTCAACGACGAGACCGACCACGACATCGATGCGGCCAGCATCTCCAATCTCCAGGATCAGTTAAAGACGACCCTTCCGGCGGGGGACGGACCGATGAGTTTCACCTGGGCACACGACTGGATCGGAACCCAGCACGAGAACGGAAACCTCTACGACGCGTCGGACGAGTTCGATGTCGACCTCGGTGAGACGTATACGGAGGCGGCGGCCCAGGCGGTTCAATGGGACGGCAACGTCTACGGACTCCCCTACGCTGCAGAAACCGTGGGCCTGATGTACAACAAGGAGATGGTCGAGGAGCCGCCGGAGACGGTCTCCGAGATGGTCTCGATAATGGAACAGTACGACGGGGACGGGGAGTACGGCCTCGGATACCAGGGCGACGCCTACCACCTCAGCGCCTACTTACAGGGGTTCGGCGGCATTATCTACGACGAGGACGCCGACGAACTCGGCGTCGACAGCGACGCACTCGTCGAGGGGCTCACGTTCATCCGAGACAACTTATACGAGCACAGCCCGAACGACATCCAGGAAGACGCGAACATCTCGGTGTTCGAGAACGGCAACGCGCCGTTCGTCGTCACCGGTCCGTGGAACCTCGGCGGGTTCCGGGATGCCGGTATCGACGTCGGCGTCGCCCCGCTTCCCACGCCCGAGGGCGGCGAGCCGACGCCGTACACGGGCGTTCAGATGTGGTACCTCACGTCGCGTCTCGAGGACGCGGACGACGACGTCCACGACGCAGTGCTCAACTGGGCCAAGTGGTACACCACGACCGAAGATGTCGTCACGACCAACGCGCAGGATCACGCGATGATTCCCGTCCTCGACTCGGTCGTCGGGAGCGACGAACTCGGCTCGGACGTCGACGCGTTCAGTCAGAACGTTGATATGGGGATGCCGATGCCGGCCAGTAAGAAGATGGACGCCGTCTGGGAACCGCTCGAGTCCGCGATCGACATGGTCCTCAGTTCCGGCGGCGATCCGCAGGAAGAACTGGAGAGCGCCGCGGAGAAGATCCGAGATTCCTGGGAGTAA
- a CDS encoding carbohydrate ABC transporter permease yields the protein MSIETSDGLTDRVRNSVPSDVKDLGLALVLPGLGLFLLFMLFPILFLVYLSITDVGSAGDVLGGGASIVGLENYAQLLTDMEFWNSIGVTWLYVGLSLALKIVLTLWIATVLTHKRVAGKRYMRALVIVPMGFPPIFTITIWRNMFSPAKFGPFNRLLSVYNGLVTSLVEIVDTIVFFVSINAPELLLADVPVNWMGDRWAAFSAYVVTEAWLAYPFMVIITISALQDVPIELHDAAKVDGAGYLARFRHVTLPAIRGPLVFASILTAATSFQNFLIPWVFNEGGPGRSNELLLVYGYREARVFNDYAMSSAIMVIAVGFIGLFMILAVKKTSLADGV from the coding sequence ATGTCCATAGAAACATCCGACGGCCTAACGGATCGAGTCCGCAACAGCGTCCCGTCCGACGTGAAAGATCTCGGACTGGCGCTGGTCCTCCCGGGACTCGGGCTATTTTTGCTGTTCATGCTGTTCCCGATCCTGTTTCTCGTCTACCTCTCGATAACCGACGTGGGTTCGGCGGGGGACGTGCTCGGCGGCGGCGCATCGATAGTCGGGCTCGAGAACTACGCGCAGCTGCTGACCGATATGGAGTTCTGGAACTCCATCGGGGTCACCTGGCTCTACGTCGGTCTCAGTCTCGCGTTGAAGATCGTGCTCACGCTGTGGATAGCGACTGTGCTCACGCACAAGCGGGTCGCGGGCAAACGATACATGCGAGCGCTCGTCATCGTCCCGATGGGATTCCCGCCGATCTTCACGATTACCATCTGGCGAAACATGTTCAGTCCGGCCAAGTTCGGGCCGTTCAACAGGTTGCTGTCGGTGTACAACGGCCTCGTCACGTCGCTCGTCGAGATCGTCGACACGATCGTGTTCTTCGTTAGTATCAACGCTCCCGAGCTACTGCTCGCCGACGTGCCGGTGAACTGGATGGGCGACCGATGGGCCGCGTTCTCCGCGTACGTCGTCACCGAGGCGTGGCTCGCGTATCCGTTTATGGTGATCATCACTATCAGCGCGCTACAGGACGTTCCGATAGAGCTCCACGACGCGGCGAAAGTCGACGGCGCGGGCTATCTGGCACGGTTCCGTCACGTGACACTTCCCGCGATCAGGGGCCCACTGGTGTTCGCATCCATCCTCACCGCCGCCACGTCGTTCCAGAACTTCCTGATCCCGTGGGTGTTCAACGAAGGCGGTCCGGGCCGAAGCAACGAACTGCTCCTGGTCTACGGCTACCGTGAAGCTCGCGTGTTCAACGATTACGCGATGTCGTCGGCGATCATGGTGATCGCGGTCGGATTCATCGGGCTGTTCATGATACTCGCCGTCAAGAAAACCAGCCTCGCGGACGGGGTGTAA
- a CDS encoding glycoside hydrolase family 15 protein, translating to MELHAALNDFKRSQGDPRRFPGERRSTAGRFSGLDDRLVHVAPDGSIGDYSYPLSGLDGIERSRFGIDVDGDARWFDDEDAEQRYVGDTAVVETTHTVGEATCVQYDVTIGRLHLTHVAFEGEPAFADDVSLLACVGFAPEGRAGRVGQLWHGDTVEVHHDAEHDFLAASTEMAVTGQVPERFAELLAAEPTDFPRSPTDDRYEEARLSPIVLAEIELTGSSPSATVATLLSDGDDRTAALERVRGDVAAHADHEAVLEAGREQARDRLPDTEPDVPDGVADLRALALLRAPTGARMAGPEFDPFYRYSGGYGYTWFRDDAEISRFLLETDRRLGLGLEEWHAKSTRFYVETQLADGTWPHRVWPHNGALAPGWAHGRVESGESDEYQADQTASVAAFLATYLRRVDPDDEQVREALAAALDGLDDSLAADGLPERVQNAWENMTGRFAHTAATFLEAYAAIARAPVDDALATRAREGARAVYDGLDGLWVPERGCYAMRVDDGDVDDRLDGSTLALAAAHRAYDALERVDDARLDRLTSHVETTIDGLYRDPDGPVEGLARFEDDPWRVQEQDAAKIWTVTTAWGAHAAIALSDLLAARGREEAETFEERGRTLLALVGPGGPLRRSGGYLPEQVFDDGTADSATPLGWPHAIRLATASALEEPVSSALAGAEESAVPRD from the coding sequence ATGGAACTACACGCTGCCCTCAACGACTTCAAGCGTTCGCAGGGGGACCCGCGGCGGTTTCCCGGCGAACGCAGATCGACGGCGGGACGCTTCTCCGGACTCGACGATCGGCTCGTTCACGTCGCCCCCGACGGCTCGATCGGGGACTATTCCTATCCGCTCTCCGGACTGGACGGCATCGAACGGTCCCGATTCGGGATCGACGTCGACGGCGACGCTCGGTGGTTCGACGACGAGGACGCCGAGCAGCGCTACGTCGGAGACACCGCCGTCGTCGAGACGACGCACACGGTCGGCGAAGCCACGTGCGTGCAGTACGACGTCACGATCGGCCGCCTCCACCTGACTCACGTCGCGTTCGAGGGGGAACCGGCGTTCGCCGACGACGTCTCGCTTCTGGCCTGCGTCGGGTTCGCCCCGGAGGGACGGGCCGGCCGGGTGGGGCAACTCTGGCACGGCGATACCGTCGAAGTACACCACGACGCGGAGCACGATTTCCTCGCGGCCTCGACCGAGATGGCCGTCACCGGACAGGTTCCCGAACGGTTCGCGGAACTGCTCGCGGCGGAGCCGACCGACTTTCCACGATCGCCCACCGACGACCGCTACGAGGAGGCGCGTCTCAGCCCGATCGTGCTGGCCGAAATCGAACTCACCGGATCGTCCCCGAGCGCGACAGTTGCGACGCTGCTTTCGGACGGCGACGACCGAACGGCCGCGCTCGAGCGCGTCCGAGGCGACGTGGCCGCCCACGCCGACCACGAGGCGGTACTCGAAGCGGGTCGCGAACAGGCCCGCGACCGACTCCCCGATACTGAACCCGACGTCCCGGATGGGGTCGCCGACCTCAGGGCGCTCGCGCTGTTGCGCGCGCCGACGGGCGCGCGGATGGCCGGTCCCGAGTTCGACCCGTTCTACCGGTACTCCGGCGGCTACGGCTACACCTGGTTCCGCGACGACGCCGAGATCTCTCGGTTCCTGCTCGAGACGGATCGACGGCTGGGGCTCGGACTCGAGGAGTGGCACGCGAAGAGCACCCGGTTCTACGTCGAGACGCAGCTGGCCGACGGGACCTGGCCGCACCGCGTGTGGCCGCACAACGGTGCGCTCGCCCCGGGCTGGGCACACGGGCGGGTCGAATCCGGCGAGTCCGACGAGTACCAGGCCGACCAGACCGCGAGTGTCGCGGCGTTTCTCGCGACGTATCTCCGCCGCGTCGATCCGGACGACGAGCAGGTACGCGAGGCGCTCGCGGCCGCCCTCGACGGACTCGACGACTCCCTCGCAGCCGACGGGCTTCCCGAACGCGTTCAGAACGCCTGGGAGAACATGACCGGGCGGTTCGCGCACACGGCGGCGACGTTCCTCGAAGCCTACGCGGCGATCGCCCGCGCGCCGGTCGACGACGCGCTCGCGACGCGGGCTCGAGAGGGCGCACGCGCCGTCTACGATGGTCTCGACGGCCTCTGGGTGCCCGAACGCGGGTGCTACGCCATGCGTGTCGACGACGGTGACGTCGACGATCGGCTCGACGGGAGCACGCTCGCGCTGGCCGCGGCCCACCGGGCGTACGACGCGCTCGAGCGCGTCGACGACGCGCGGCTCGACCGACTCACCTCGCACGTCGAGACCACGATCGACGGGCTCTATCGCGATCCGGACGGGCCGGTCGAGGGGCTCGCCCGCTTCGAGGACGACCCCTGGCGCGTCCAGGAGCAGGACGCCGCGAAGATCTGGACGGTGACGACCGCGTGGGGGGCACACGCCGCCATCGCCCTCAGCGACCTCCTGGCCGCGCGAGGGCGCGAGGAGGCCGAGACGTTCGAGGAGCGCGGTCGCACCCTGCTGGCGCTCGTCGGCCCCGGCGGCCCGCTCCGTCGGTCCGGCGGCTACCTCCCCGAGCAGGTGTTCGACGACGGGACGGCCGACAGCGCGACGCCGCTGGGCTGGCCTCACGCCATCCGACTCGCGACGGCGAGCGCTCTCGAGGAACCCGTTTCGTCCGCGCTCGCGGGAGCCGAAGAGAGCGCCGTACCGCGCGACTGA